A segment of the Homoserinimonas aerilata genome:
GCGCTCGATGGCGGTGTGCCCGATGAGCTCGTCGAGCAGCTGATCCGTGCCAGCCACGCGCTGGTGCGCCCCCGCATCCCTGCTGGTTGAGTAGCGCGGTGGAGCTTGGGACAGGCGCGAAGCGGCTGTGCGACCCCAGCGCCGACTGAGCCTGCGAAGGAGGTTACGCCAGCGAGCGCATCGAAACCGCACCCCCGAGCATCGTCACCCCGCATTCTGCGGGCAGCACGACGTTGGCGGGTGACGCCGCCTGCGGTCAGGCAAGCTCCACAACGGCCTGCACGGGCGCATGGTCCGACGGCCAGCCGCCTTCGTACCGCGTCACGTTGACGGCGGCTTGCAGCACGGCGATGCCGGGTGTGACGAGGATCCAGTCGATGCGCTTGCGGTCGTGCCGGGGCGCTCGGTAGTTCGGGAATGTGCCCCATGCTTCGCTGAGGCGCGTCTCGGCGGCATCCCAGGCATCCAGCAGCAGGCCCTGCCCGGTGAGGGCGTCGTACGGGTCGGTGTCGGCATCCGTGTTGAAGTCGCCGGTCATGATGGTGGGCAGCGGCGAGGACTTCACGATCTGTCGCAGTACGTCGGCGGATCTCAGTCGCGAGATGCGCGAGCGGTTGTCGAGGTGCGTGTTCACGGCCTGGAATTCGGTGCCTGTCGCGAGGTCGTGGAACACCGCATCGACCACGAGCCGCGGGGTGCGGTTGCCCCAGGTGGTGGAGCCTGGCACGTCCGGGGTGTCGGAGAGCGCGGTCTGCCGCCAGTCGAGCAGGCGAAGCCGCCGGGTGTCGTAGAGGATGGGGCAGCCTTCGCCGCCCTTGTTTTTCTCGCGCCCGTAGCCGACTGAGCGGTAGTGCTCGCCGAGCGCGTGCCGCACGAAGTTCGCCTGGTCGAACAGTGCTTCCTGCACGCCGAGCAGCGCGGGCTGTTCCGCCGCGAGTAGTCGTTTGAGCAGCGGTTGGCGGTGCACCCACCGGTCGGGGCTGCGCGGCATGAGGTGCGGCAGGCGCCGGCGGATGTTGAAGCTCATGACGTGCAGGTCTGGCGCCTCGACGGGGCCGATGAGTGCGGTGTCCGTCATGCCGTCAGCCTACGGGGCGAGCCACGCGTGGGCCGTGTACTTTGTCCGCGGCGAAACGGGGCGCAGCGAAACGGGGCGTAGCGTACTGGCGATTTCATTGGTCGTGATTCAGGATGGCCTGATGACTCCAACACCTCTCGCCGAGCCCGATATGGCTGCTGCCGCCGAGCTGTGGCGCGCCTACTGCGAGGCGGTTCCGGGGGTTGGCGACGAGCATCCGTCGGTGGAGGGTTTCGGCGATTCGGCTGAACTTGCCGATGAGTTGCTGGCGCTGGTGGTGGAGGGCCGCAAGACGGCGACCGCCACTCTGGTGGCCGAGTTCGCGGCGGATGAGCAGCCGCTTCCGCGGATCGGCGGGTACTGGATCGCCTGCGATGGCCGCGGCGCGCCGCAGGTGGTGTTGCGATCGACGGAGCTGCGGCTGGGCACTGTGGAGAGTGTCGATGATGCTTTCGCGCGGGATGAGGGCGAGGGCGATCGCACGCGCGACAGTTGGCTGGCCGACCATCTGCGGTACTGGCGGCGGGTGACGGATGCCCGGGGCATCCGGTGGTCGGACGACATCGAGGTGATCTTTGAGCGCTTCGAGGTGGTGTGGCCGCTCGCCGCACCCAAGCCGGTTGAGTAGCGCGCCGCAACGCGCACGAGGTTCAGTTGTGGCGGATGCTCGTATGTTTCGTCGGCAGGCGGGCGTCAGACGGCTTGGTGCGCTTGGACAATCCCTCGCAGGGCAGGAAAACTCCGGCTGACTGTGACCCACAGGGCGCGCTCGGCTGGGGTGACGCTCACAGCGGCACGGCTTCGTTGAGGATCGTGCTGTCCCGCACGGGGTCTAGTGGGTGCCGCGAGACGACATCGACGTCGCGCCCGATCAACTGCTCCATGTCGATCTCGAACTGGGCGAGATCGAAGAGGCTGGCGTTCGTCGAGGGCGTGACGAGCAGGTCGACATCACTCAACTCGTTCTCGGCGCGCCGGGCAACGGAACCGAAGACGGAGACCTCCGTGATGTTGTTGAGTGCGGCGAGGCGGCGGATCAGCTTGCCGCGGGCCTGGAGCTCGTCCAACAGTGTTCCTGCCGCAGTGGCACTACCTCTGGCGAGGCTGCGAAACTGCTCGAATGGCACGAGCACGGACTCGGGCCGCCGATGCGAGCCGATGGTCACGGGGGAAGCTGATCTTGGCGCGAGCCGGAATGTTCGAAGGATCTGCGACAGGCCCGAACGCGCGTCGGCGACCGTGGTGACGGTAATCGGTTGCGGAGCTGTCATGGCTTAACCGTACTGAGCAACGTAAAAGATGCCCATAAAGATGTACATCCATGTGCGCTCCGATGCTCCGTGAGGTAGCGGCGTCAGCCCGCGGTGACTTGTTGAGTTGGGGCCGTGGACTCCTGGGGTGAGACCGCGACAGCCTCACCCCGTGTGGTCTCACTCGGCGAGCATCGTCCAGCCGCCGTCAGCCTTGACGCTGATCACAGAAGGGCCTGAGCTCAGCGGCACGGTGCCAGAGTATGTTCCGATGTCGTTGATGAGCAGTCCCGGCGAGAATGCCTTGCCCGTCTCTTCAGCCACGATGAAGTTGCGCGAGCCTGCATGACTCGCCGTGAGCTTGCCGGATGAACCGTCGAACAGGTAGACGGCGTCGCCGACTCCGGATGCAGCGAGCGCGGGTGCTGCGGAGATGGGCGAGATGGTGATGCTCCAGTTGCCATCCGCGTTGATCTCGAGG
Coding sequences within it:
- a CDS encoding endonuclease/exonuclease/phosphatase family protein, translated to MTDTALIGPVEAPDLHVMSFNIRRRLPHLMPRSPDRWVHRQPLLKRLLAAEQPALLGVQEALFDQANFVRHALGEHYRSVGYGREKNKGGEGCPILYDTRRLRLLDWRQTALSDTPDVPGSTTWGNRTPRLVVDAVFHDLATGTEFQAVNTHLDNRSRISRLRSADVLRQIVKSSPLPTIMTGDFNTDADTDPYDALTGQGLLLDAWDAAETRLSEAWGTFPNYRAPRHDRKRIDWILVTPGIAVLQAAVNVTRYEGGWPSDHAPVQAVVELA
- a CDS encoding ASCH domain-containing protein encodes the protein MTPTPLAEPDMAAAAELWRAYCEAVPGVGDEHPSVEGFGDSAELADELLALVVEGRKTATATLVAEFAADEQPLPRIGGYWIACDGRGAPQVVLRSTELRLGTVESVDDAFARDEGEGDRTRDSWLADHLRYWRRVTDARGIRWSDDIEVIFERFEVVWPLAAPKPVE
- a CDS encoding nucleotidyltransferase family protein, which produces MTAPQPITVTTVADARSGLSQILRTFRLAPRSASPVTIGSHRRPESVLVPFEQFRSLARGSATAAGTLLDELQARGKLIRRLAALNNITEVSVFGSVARRAENELSDVDLLVTPSTNASLFDLAQFEIDMEQLIGRDVDVVSRHPLDPVRDSTILNEAVPL